A stretch of Arthrobacter sp. NEB 688 DNA encodes these proteins:
- the hemG gene encoding protoporphyrinogen oxidase, translated as MPDAPTTRPHVAVVGGGIGGLTAALEVLDALPDADVTVLEAGDRFGGKLRTDAVAGHRVDVGAESLLAVRPEALALARRVGIAEDDLVTPATTSATLWSRGVLRPLPQGTLMGVPTDPASARGVLSDDEVARAADPQPWPGGGVTDDVSVGDYVGHVMGRAVVDRLVEPLLGGVYAGHADRLSLRATMPALWLRAVAGGLPTAPPSAQQPGPDAPAAAPRQPFAGIRGGIGRLPEEVAEALRTRGALLRTGAVVRGLERDGARWRLVVGSAADPVTLEADAVVLALPPAPTARLLADLAPATARLLGEVETASMAVVTLAVRREGLPDLPGSGFLVPPVDGRSIKASTFSANKWAWVGSLSPDVVHLRASLGRAGEEAVLQRDDADLVTLAVADVGEALGAPLTPVVDHHVQRWGGALPQYAVGHVDRVAAVREDVAHLAGVEVAGATYDGVGVPAVIASATTAAHGVVAHLTSAAAGAASTAAPRGESR; from the coding sequence ATGCCCGACGCCCCCACGACCCGGCCGCACGTCGCCGTCGTCGGAGGCGGCATCGGCGGCCTCACCGCGGCCCTCGAGGTCCTCGACGCGCTGCCGGACGCCGACGTGACGGTGCTCGAGGCCGGCGACCGGTTCGGGGGCAAGCTGCGCACCGACGCCGTGGCGGGGCACCGGGTCGACGTCGGCGCCGAGTCGCTCCTGGCCGTCCGTCCCGAGGCTCTCGCGCTGGCCCGCCGGGTCGGCATCGCCGAGGACGACCTCGTCACGCCGGCGACCACGTCGGCCACGCTCTGGTCGCGCGGCGTCCTGCGCCCGCTGCCGCAGGGCACGCTCATGGGGGTCCCGACCGACCCGGCCTCCGCCCGCGGCGTGCTGTCGGACGACGAGGTCGCCCGCGCCGCCGACCCGCAGCCCTGGCCCGGCGGCGGGGTGACGGACGACGTCTCCGTCGGCGACTACGTCGGCCACGTGATGGGTCGCGCCGTCGTCGACCGGCTCGTCGAGCCGCTGCTCGGCGGCGTGTACGCCGGTCACGCGGACCGCCTCTCGCTGCGCGCGACCATGCCGGCGCTCTGGCTGCGCGCCGTCGCGGGCGGGCTGCCCACGGCGCCGCCCTCCGCGCAGCAGCCCGGCCCGGACGCCCCGGCCGCCGCGCCGCGCCAGCCCTTCGCGGGCATCCGCGGGGGCATCGGCCGGCTGCCCGAGGAGGTCGCCGAGGCCCTGCGCACGCGCGGCGCCCTGCTGCGCACCGGGGCCGTCGTCCGGGGCCTCGAGCGCGACGGCGCCCGGTGGCGCCTGGTCGTCGGCTCGGCGGCGGACCCCGTCACCCTCGAGGCCGACGCCGTCGTCCTCGCCCTGCCGCCCGCCCCCACCGCCCGCCTGCTCGCCGACCTCGCCCCCGCCACCGCGCGGCTGCTCGGCGAGGTCGAGACCGCGTCGATGGCGGTCGTCACCCTCGCCGTCCGCCGCGAGGGCCTGCCCGACCTGCCCGGCTCGGGCTTCCTCGTGCCGCCCGTCGACGGGCGGTCCATCAAGGCGAGCACCTTCAGCGCGAACAAGTGGGCCTGGGTCGGCTCGCTGTCCCCGGACGTCGTCCACCTGCGCGCCTCGCTCGGCCGCGCCGGCGAGGAGGCCGTCCTCCAGCGCGACGACGCCGACCTCGTGACGCTCGCCGTCGCCGACGTCGGCGAGGCGCTCGGGGCGCCGCTGACCCCCGTCGTCGACCACCACGTCCAGCGCTGGGGCGGTGCGCTGCCGCAGTACGCCGTCGGCCACGTCGACCGCGTCGCCGCCGTGCGTGAGGACGTCGCGCACCTCGCGGGCGTCGAGGTCGCGGGCGCCACCTACGACGGTGTCGGCGTCCCCGCCGTCATCGCCTCCGCCACGACCGCCGCCCACGGCGTCGTCGCGCACCTGACCTCCGCCGCGGCAGGCGCGGCGAGCACCGCAGCACCCCGAGGAGAGTCGCGATGA